The following coding sequences are from one Ruminococcus flavefaciens AE3010 window:
- the gpmI gene encoding 2,3-bisphosphoglycerate-independent phosphoglycerate mutase, translating into MSKKPVALIIMDGFGYNPDTYGNAIAAAKKPNIDKYMAECPNTIIGASGLDVGLPDGQMGNSEVGHTNIGAGRIVYQMLVKISKDIKDGTFFNNKAILDAMNNCKAKGSALHLMGLLSPGGVHSHMEHMYGIVEMAKKNGLDKVYIHAFLDGRDVPPSSAAEYMEEAVAELNKIGLGKVATISGRFYAMDRDNAWDRVEKAYAALVYGEGVKETDPVQAIKNSYANEVTDEFMLPTVIEGGAQIKADDSVIFFNFRPDRARQITRSFVDPEFSGFERRNGFFNVNFVCMAQYDATMPNVSVAYPPEQLTMTMGEYLAKLGKTQLRIAETQKYAHVTFFFNGGEEKQFEGEDRILIKSPDVPTFDLKPEMSAYEVCDAVCEAIDSDKYDVIILNYANCDMVGHTGIFDAAVKAVEATDTCVGRMVDKILAKGGAALITADHGNADKMMEPDGSPFTAHTTNPVPLIAVGVEGELIEGGVLADLAPTMLDIMGVPQPAEMTGKSLLKK; encoded by the coding sequence ATGTCAAAAAAACCTGTTGCACTTATAATCATGGACGGCTTCGGCTACAATCCCGATACATACGGCAATGCTATCGCTGCCGCTAAGAAGCCCAACATAGACAAATACATGGCTGAGTGCCCCAATACTATAATCGGCGCAAGCGGACTTGACGTTGGTCTGCCCGACGGACAGATGGGCAACTCTGAGGTAGGTCACACCAATATCGGTGCAGGACGTATCGTTTATCAGATGCTCGTTAAGATCTCCAAGGATATCAAGGACGGCACCTTCTTCAATAACAAGGCTATCCTTGATGCTATGAATAACTGCAAGGCAAAGGGCAGCGCCCTCCACCTTATGGGACTTCTTTCACCCGGCGGTGTTCACAGCCATATGGAGCACATGTACGGTATCGTTGAAATGGCTAAGAAAAACGGTCTTGACAAGGTTTATATCCATGCGTTCCTTGACGGACGTGATGTTCCGCCTTCGTCTGCTGCCGAGTATATGGAAGAAGCAGTTGCAGAGCTCAACAAGATCGGCCTCGGCAAGGTAGCTACTATCTCCGGACGTTTCTACGCAATGGACAGGGATAACGCTTGGGACAGAGTTGAAAAGGCTTATGCTGCACTGGTTTACGGTGAGGGCGTAAAGGAAACAGATCCTGTACAGGCTATCAAGAACTCCTACGCTAATGAAGTTACTGACGAGTTCATGCTTCCTACTGTTATCGAGGGCGGCGCTCAGATAAAGGCTGACGACAGCGTTATCTTCTTCAATTTCCGTCCTGACAGAGCAAGACAGATCACACGTTCATTCGTTGATCCTGAGTTCAGCGGTTTTGAGAGAAGAAACGGCTTCTTTAATGTTAACTTTGTATGCATGGCTCAATATGATGCAACAATGCCAAATGTATCAGTTGCATATCCTCCCGAGCAGCTCACAATGACAATGGGCGAGTACCTTGCAAAGCTTGGCAAGACACAGCTCCGTATTGCTGAGACACAGAAGTATGCGCACGTTACATTCTTCTTCAACGGTGGTGAAGAGAAGCAGTTCGAGGGCGAAGACAGAATTCTTATCAAGTCGCCTGACGTTCCAACATTCGACCTCAAGCCTGAAATGAGCGCTTATGAGGTTTGCGATGCTGTATGCGAAGCGATCGACTCAGACAAGTATGATGTTATCATACTCAACTACGCAAACTGCGACATGGTAGGTCATACAGGCATATTCGATGCAGCTGTAAAGGCTGTTGAGGCAACTGATACCTGCGTAGGACGTATGGTAGACAAGATACTTGCAAAGGGCGGTGCTGCTCTTATTACAGCTGATCACGGTAACGCTGATAAGATGATGGAGCCTGACGGCAGTCCTTTCACAGCTCATACAACAAACCCTGTTCCGCTCATTGCAGTCGGTGTAGAGGGTGAGCTTATTGAAGGCGGCGTTCTTGCAGACCTTGCACCTACAATGCTCGATATCATGGGAGTACCTCAGCCTGCTGAAATGACAGGAAAGAGTCTCCTCAAGAAGTAA
- a CDS encoding FAD:protein FMN transferase yields the protein MSVKKSLILMLFAASAFFVGCGSTNNDDRKTYEAVTRDVFAMDTYMNMKAYGKEAETALEEAENRIHKLEEELSATSETSDIWKINHSNGNEVALCDDTAVLIEKAIEVGSCTNGALDITVFPILKEWGFTTGEYHIPEKAKLDTLLSNVDYRKIEIDGNSVSIPYNSEIDLGALAKGYTGDEIMKIFKSHGIDSAIVSLGGNVQAIGSKPDASAWKVAVRDPFSPDTDMCVVEVKDKAVITSGNYERFFTDDYGQKYWHIIDPADGYPADNGFVSVTVIGDNGLNCDCLSTALFVAGEDGYENIIKEYADYDFIFVTDDEKILYTKGIADNFQNISSMTAEVIAVD from the coding sequence ATGTCAGTAAAAAAAAGCCTGATATTAATGTTGTTTGCCGCGTCTGCATTTTTTGTCGGCTGCGGCAGCACGAATAACGATGATAGAAAAACTTACGAAGCTGTGACCCGTGATGTATTTGCAATGGATACATATATGAATATGAAAGCCTATGGCAAAGAAGCTGAAACAGCTCTTGAAGAGGCAGAAAATCGAATACATAAGCTTGAAGAGGAATTGTCAGCTACATCTGAGACAAGCGATATATGGAAGATAAATCATTCCAACGGAAATGAGGTCGCGCTATGCGATGACACAGCTGTACTGATTGAAAAAGCGATCGAAGTCGGCAGCTGCACCAATGGAGCCCTTGATATTACTGTTTTTCCTATTCTTAAAGAATGGGGATTTACAACAGGGGAGTATCATATACCAGAAAAAGCTAAGCTCGATACACTGCTGAGTAATGTGGATTACAGAAAAATCGAGATTGATGGGAATTCTGTTTCAATTCCTTATAATTCCGAGATTGATCTTGGAGCACTTGCAAAAGGATATACAGGTGACGAAATAATGAAAATATTCAAGTCACATGGTATCGATTCGGCAATAGTAAGTCTCGGAGGTAATGTTCAGGCAATTGGAAGCAAGCCTGATGCCTCGGCATGGAAAGTTGCGGTACGTGACCCTTTTTCTCCCGATACAGATATGTGCGTTGTTGAGGTAAAGGACAAGGCTGTAATAACTTCGGGCAACTATGAAAGATTCTTCACTGATGATTACGGTCAAAAATACTGGCATATAATTGATCCTGCTGATGGGTATCCTGCTGATAACGGCTTTGTTTCGGTCACAGTAATAGGCGATAACGGACTTAACTGCGACTGCCTTTCAACAGCACTTTTTGTTGCAGGAGAAGATGGATATGAAAATATAATAAAAGAGTATGCCGATTACGATTTTATCTTTGTTACAGACGATGAAAAAATTCTCTATACGAAAGGGATTGCTGATAATTTCCAAAATATTAGCTCCATGACTGCTGAGGTGATTGCTGTTGACTAA
- a CDS encoding NusG domain II-containing protein, which translates to MTKGLKALIISVGLIFLVSLTAVLLSLRKTDKTYVEIVQNNKVIYSFDLAVEKNRTFCIEAADGGWNEVKIENGEISICDADCPDRTCVKTGILRSESVPIVCLPHRLVIRFADKENK; encoded by the coding sequence TTGACTAAAGGACTGAAAGCTCTTATTATTTCTGTTGGTCTGATATTTTTAGTGTCTCTTACTGCGGTGTTATTAAGTCTGAGGAAAACTGATAAGACCTATGTGGAGATAGTTCAGAACAATAAGGTCATATATTCATTTGACCTTGCAGTCGAAAAGAACAGGACATTTTGTATAGAAGCTGCTGACGGCGGCTGGAATGAAGTAAAGATCGAAAACGGAGAGATATCGATATGCGATGCGGATTGTCCTGACAGGACCTGTGTAAAAACAGGTATTCTGCGCTCTGAAAGTGTACCTATAGTATGTCTGCCGCACAGACTTGTCATCAGATTTGCTGATAAGGAGAATAAATAG
- a CDS encoding Gx transporter family protein, with the protein MKARRITKLALLTAVALIIFIIELQIPNIIPIPGVKLGLANIVTVYAVYKYSAKETAAIVLTRVLLGAIFGGNIAAIMYSMAGAVMCLVGMLLVKRIVPLKYIWLSSILGAILHNTGQIIVAVLVMRSFAVISVYPFLLTAGCIAGAFTGLCAQFLIKRGSLEKTD; encoded by the coding sequence ATGAAAGCACGCAGAATCACTAAACTTGCACTTTTAACAGCTGTGGCGCTCATAATATTCATCATCGAGCTTCAGATACCGAACATCATACCTATTCCGGGCGTTAAGCTTGGACTTGCAAACATCGTTACCGTATATGCTGTTTATAAGTATTCTGCAAAGGAAACTGCTGCCATAGTATTGACAAGAGTATTGCTTGGCGCCATTTTCGGAGGTAATATAGCAGCTATAATGTACAGCATGGCCGGTGCTGTTATGTGTCTTGTAGGTATGCTGCTTGTCAAACGTATCGTTCCTTTGAAGTATATTTGGCTCAGCAGTATTTTAGGCGCGATACTGCATAATACAGGACAGATCATAGTTGCTGTTCTCGTTATGCGGTCCTTTGCGGTCATCTCTGTATATCCGTTTTTGCTTACAGCAGGCTGTATCGCAGGAGCGTTCACAGGTTTATGTGCGCAGTTTCTCATTAAAAGAGGAAGTCTTGAAAAAACGGATTGA
- a CDS encoding cob(I)yrinic acid a,c-diamide adenosyltransferase has translation MLHIYYGNGKGKTTAAIGLAVRASGACLKTAVFQFLKNGSSSEISVLKNIENIDVICCEKCSKFTFLMNDKELSAVTEEHNEMLRRAEKILIDGDVQLIVLDEFLDAYNKKLVDTELADKIIDNMISKCEVVMTGRAPSDKLIEAADYLTEMKAVKHPYNKGISARKGIEY, from the coding sequence ATGCTTCATATTTATTACGGAAACGGAAAAGGGAAAACTACTGCTGCAATAGGTCTTGCTGTACGTGCAAGCGGTGCATGTCTTAAAACAGCCGTATTTCAGTTTTTGAAAAACGGTTCTTCCTCTGAGATATCCGTTCTGAAAAATATTGAGAATATTGATGTGATATGCTGTGAAAAATGCAGCAAATTCACTTTTTTAATGAATGATAAGGAACTCAGCGCAGTTACCGAAGAGCATAACGAAATGCTCAGAAGAGCGGAAAAAATACTAATAGACGGTGACGTTCAGCTTATCGTACTTGACGAATTCCTTGATGCATACAATAAAAAGCTCGTTGATACAGAGCTTGCGGATAAGATTATAGATAACATGATAAGCAAATGCGAGGTAGTTATGACGGGACGCGCTCCTTCGGATAAGCTGATTGAAGCTGCTGATTATCTGACTGAAATGAAAGCTGTAAAGCACCCATACAATAAGGGAATTTCTGCAAGAAAAGGTATAGAATACTAA
- a CDS encoding HAD-IIB family hydrolase — protein MRSVIFFDIDGTLVTEDARAIIPQSTREAIELTRKKGNLTFINSGRTAFNINDRVKELGFDGYICGCGTYIEYDGEVMFSRTIPQDQCRSIAELMRKCNVTPVYEHSEGYFFDDSAVMTDGLKEFMDVFVDSGIDISGRVEDEDFGFDKFVIWVNPQSDMELFNREIGKNFSIIDRGSGFYENVPLGYSKATGIDMVLKRLGIPMENAYAIGDSMNDLPMLEAVPNSIAMGGAEKIYPYVSYITSAIEEDGIKNALLHFNLI, from the coding sequence ATGCGATCGGTAATTTTTTTCGATATTGACGGTACTCTTGTAACAGAAGATGCAAGAGCTATTATTCCCCAAAGCACACGTGAAGCTATTGAGCTTACGCGCAAAAAAGGAAATCTGACTTTTATTAATTCGGGACGAACTGCTTTTAATATAAACGACAGAGTCAAAGAGCTTGGATTTGACGGATACATATGCGGCTGCGGAACATATATCGAATACGACGGAGAAGTTATGTTTTCGAGGACCATTCCGCAGGATCAGTGCAGAAGTATAGCAGAACTTATGAGAAAATGCAATGTTACGCCTGTATATGAACATTCGGAAGGGTATTTTTTTGACGACTCAGCTGTTATGACGGACGGACTAAAAGAATTTATGGATGTATTCGTAGATTCGGGTATAGACATAAGTGGCAGGGTAGAGGACGAAGATTTCGGATTTGACAAATTTGTTATTTGGGTAAATCCTCAGAGTGATATGGAACTGTTTAACCGTGAAATAGGTAAGAATTTCTCTATCATCGACCGCGGCAGCGGATTCTACGAGAATGTACCGCTTGGTTATTCAAAGGCAACGGGTATAGATATGGTTTTAAAAAGACTTGGTATCCCAATGGAAAATGCTTATGCAATAGGGGACAGCATGAACGATCTTCCTATGCTTGAAGCTGTTCCGAATAGTATTGCAATGGGCGGAGCTGAGAAGATCTATCCCTATGTATCGTATATAACGTCTGCTATAGAAGAGGACGGAATAAAAAACGCACTGTTACATTTCAATTTAATATAA
- a CDS encoding 6-phosphofructokinase yields MNIAVAQSGGPTCAINASLAGVFNAGKKSGRIDKIFGVLNGIEGIINDQMVDLSEKINSDVSYQLLLRTPSAVLGSCRKKLPSYTESTEVYEKITAVLRWRDIGLFFYIGGNDSMDTVAKYSEYLRANNIDDIKIIGIPKTIDNDLCETDHSPGFGSAAKYVAATVQEITRDGNVYSIPSVTIIETMGRHAGWLAAASCCIRANGESAPHLVYLPETTFSIEGFLRDVKEQMKKHRAVIVVVSEGVKTAEGKFAAEEYQSGQKDVFGHTYLSGIGKFLEKLVGAEIGCKVRSIELNVMQRCSSHIASLEDIQSAEAIGMAAVNAGLEGKSGCMMTFVRESNMPYSYRIDMVDAAKAANREKFFPREWINKEGNNVLPPAYDYLMPLIQGELHPIMKNGMPLNFVI; encoded by the coding sequence ATGAATATTGCAGTTGCACAGTCAGGAGGTCCTACCTGCGCTATAAACGCTTCTTTGGCAGGTGTTTTCAATGCAGGTAAAAAAAGCGGCAGGATCGATAAGATATTTGGCGTTTTAAACGGAATCGAGGGTATCATCAATGATCAGATGGTAGATCTTTCAGAGAAGATCAACAGCGACGTAAGCTATCAGCTTCTTCTTAGAACACCTTCCGCTGTTCTTGGATCATGCAGAAAAAAGCTTCCAAGCTACACTGAGAGCACTGAGGTCTATGAAAAAATAACGGCAGTACTTCGCTGGCGTGATATAGGCTTATTCTTCTATATCGGCGGAAATGATTCAATGGATACTGTTGCAAAGTACTCAGAATATCTCCGTGCAAACAATATTGACGATATAAAAATAATCGGTATTCCCAAAACAATTGATAACGACCTTTGTGAAACCGATCATTCCCCCGGATTTGGCTCAGCTGCAAAGTATGTTGCTGCAACAGTACAGGAGATAACCCGTGACGGTAATGTTTACAGTATCCCGTCGGTAACGATAATCGAAACAATGGGACGTCACGCAGGCTGGCTTGCAGCAGCTTCATGCTGCATCAGAGCCAATGGTGAAAGTGCTCCGCATCTGGTATATCTTCCCGAAACAACATTCAGCATTGAGGGCTTCCTCAGAGATGTAAAGGAACAGATGAAAAAACATCGAGCTGTTATTGTAGTTGTTTCAGAGGGCGTGAAAACAGCTGAGGGCAAGTTTGCGGCAGAAGAATACCAGTCAGGTCAGAAAGATGTTTTCGGACATACATATCTTTCAGGAATCGGCAAATTTCTCGAAAAACTGGTGGGCGCTGAAATAGGCTGCAAGGTACGTTCTATAGAGCTTAACGTTATGCAAAGATGCAGCTCGCATATAGCCTCCTTAGAGGATATACAATCAGCAGAGGCAATCGGCATGGCAGCTGTAAATGCAGGCCTTGAGGGAAAATCCGGCTGTATGATGACATTTGTAAGGGAGTCAAATATGCCGTACAGCTACAGAATAGATATGGTAGACGCTGCAAAGGCTGCTAACCGCGAAAAATTCTTCCCGCGTGAGTGGATAAATAAGGAAGGCAACAATGTTCTTCCTCCTGCATATGATTATCTTATGCCTCTTATTCAGGGAGAACTGCACCCAATAATGAAAAACGGTATGCCGTTAAATTTTGTTATATGA